From a single Hymenobacter sp. YIM 151500-1 genomic region:
- a CDS encoding beta-1,3-glucanase family protein, with protein sequence MKKRTLLFLLTALLSLLLPGYGRAQGSIPFTIANNSPFPDSDLYVAIVGIDPAGRHVWINARTSAVLPMDRSYNTVLGPTYDGNTGPGQNSRYADCFTRLSDIPNKTFTLPYIAGCRVFIAKGQQLYFYFFGATGAPSGYTSPNAQSPTDPNRGILYELIELTNNQYGFFGNPTRVDAFHYPMGLELFGQGYQKRVGELKTAAEIVSLYKANVPAEFRGTVDEAAGKITFPAKTPAFFDGTNGTTPGPYGNYFKSYIDAIWAKYQNEDLIFNAGDAGVFKGRISGERLTLVGQSGAYAGRTGIIERRPTTQEAFEGKGVLDRRLGDGDADLVVQAQLTAAINRHMVNTTTPNPGLQNWYDVSRFYQAGPANYYARFWHLPGISVDQLSYGFAYDDVADQSASLHTPKPTRVVATFGGYAGITQPSSGVATFFKNCNYDGAATALPVGDYTLGQLQSRGILNDDVSSLRVSSGYEVVLFENDNFGGASLTVGADNSCLVGNALGTGNWNDKASSVRVRAKAGFSVLLQAEVHSLNNGMVAEACSDAGGGQNMGYVDNGDYLVFNNITFPTTGQYTIEYRVASGTGGGTVSSDLNGGSILLGNTTVPGTGGWQTWTTVSRTVTINAGTYNFGVYAQVGGWNINWIRISQASGARVAAATQAATTALSSEPAVELYPNPVGEKLYLRTTKALASSSYSILNEYGLTVARGTLTAGPVNVAALKPGLYTMLIVTKDGRKVTRRFAK encoded by the coding sequence ATGAAAAAACGTACGCTTCTTTTTCTTCTGACTGCGCTGCTGAGCTTGCTCCTGCCGGGCTACGGCCGGGCGCAGGGCAGCATCCCGTTCACCATTGCTAATAACTCTCCCTTTCCTGACTCCGACCTGTACGTAGCCATCGTGGGCATCGACCCCGCGGGCCGGCACGTGTGGATTAATGCCCGCACCAGCGCAGTGCTGCCCATGGACCGCAGCTATAATACCGTGCTCGGCCCTACCTACGACGGCAACACCGGCCCCGGCCAGAACTCGCGCTACGCCGACTGCTTTACCCGGCTGAGCGACATTCCGAACAAGACGTTTACGCTGCCCTACATCGCCGGCTGCCGGGTGTTTATTGCCAAAGGCCAGCAGCTGTACTTCTACTTCTTCGGGGCCACGGGGGCGCCGTCGGGCTACACCTCGCCCAACGCCCAGAGCCCCACCGACCCCAACCGCGGCATTCTTTACGAGCTGATTGAGCTGACCAACAACCAGTATGGCTTCTTCGGCAACCCCACCCGCGTAGATGCTTTTCACTACCCCATGGGCCTGGAGCTGTTCGGGCAGGGCTACCAGAAGCGGGTGGGCGAGCTGAAAACGGCCGCCGAAATTGTGTCGCTCTACAAAGCCAACGTACCGGCCGAGTTTCGGGGAACCGTTGACGAGGCCGCCGGCAAAATCACCTTCCCGGCCAAAACGCCCGCGTTTTTCGATGGCACCAACGGCACCACGCCCGGCCCCTACGGCAACTACTTCAAGTCGTACATTGATGCCATCTGGGCGAAGTACCAGAACGAGGACCTGATTTTCAACGCCGGCGACGCGGGCGTGTTCAAGGGGCGCATCAGCGGCGAGCGGCTCACACTGGTGGGCCAGTCGGGTGCCTATGCTGGCCGCACGGGCATTATAGAGCGGCGCCCCACCACGCAAGAAGCATTTGAAGGCAAAGGCGTACTCGACCGGCGTTTGGGCGACGGCGACGCCGACCTGGTGGTGCAGGCCCAGCTGACGGCCGCCATCAACCGCCACATGGTAAACACCACCACGCCCAACCCCGGCCTGCAAAACTGGTACGACGTGTCGCGCTTCTACCAAGCCGGCCCGGCCAACTACTACGCCCGGTTCTGGCACCTGCCCGGCATCAGCGTCGACCAGCTCTCCTACGGCTTTGCCTACGACGACGTGGCCGACCAGTCGGCCTCGCTGCACACGCCCAAGCCCACGCGGGTGGTAGCCACGTTCGGGGGCTACGCCGGCATCACCCAGCCCAGCAGCGGCGTGGCTACTTTTTTCAAGAACTGCAACTACGACGGAGCGGCCACGGCCCTGCCCGTGGGCGACTACACCTTGGGCCAGCTGCAAAGCCGCGGCATCTTGAACGACGACGTGTCGTCGCTGCGCGTGAGCAGTGGCTACGAAGTGGTGCTGTTTGAGAATGATAACTTCGGTGGGGCCAGCCTGACCGTCGGGGCCGACAACAGCTGCCTGGTGGGCAATGCCCTGGGCACCGGCAACTGGAACGACAAAGCCTCGTCGGTGCGGGTGCGCGCCAAGGCTGGGTTTAGCGTGCTGCTGCAAGCCGAGGTCCACAGCCTCAACAACGGCATGGTGGCAGAGGCGTGCAGCGACGCGGGCGGCGGCCAGAACATGGGCTACGTGGATAACGGGGACTACCTGGTGTTCAACAACATCACCTTCCCCACCACGGGCCAGTACACCATTGAGTACCGCGTGGCCAGCGGCACGGGCGGCGGCACCGTGTCGTCGGACCTGAACGGGGGCTCTATTCTGCTGGGCAACACCACCGTGCCGGGCACCGGCGGCTGGCAGACCTGGACGACGGTTTCGCGCACGGTGACTATCAACGCCGGCACCTACAACTTCGGCGTGTACGCCCAGGTGGGCGGCTGGAACATCAACTGGATTCGCATCAGCCAGGCCAGCGGGGCCCGCGTAGCAGCGGCCACGCAGGCGGCTACCACAGCCCTGAGCAGTGAGCCAGCCGTAGAGCTATACCCCAACCCCGTAGGCGAAAAGCTGTACCTGCGCACCACCAAGGCCTTGGCCAGCAGCTCGTACAGCATCCTGAACGAATACGGCCTCACCGTAGCCCGCGGCACCCTGACCGCGGGGCCCGTGAATGTAGCAGCGCTGAA